The following proteins come from a genomic window of Candidatus Krumholzibacteriia bacterium:
- a CDS encoding trypsin-like peptidase domain-containing protein, with product MHRTAIVILLLTMSFLAAPAQGQLLESERNTIEVFQRTSDSVVFIRNELVQRNFWTGDVMRRQAGTGSGFVWDRQGHVVTNYHVIRNGERFFVVFSDGAEFEAEVRGFDRNKDLAVLRIDAPASRLRPIEPGDSDELLVGQKVLAIGNPFELDQTLTTGVVSALGREIRSVADVPITDVIQTDASINPGNSGGPLLDSRGRLVGVNTAIINRTGANVGIGFAVPVNTVLRIVPQLIETGRVSRAGLGISVVGDPIMVRLGLEGVGVRDVARGTPADRAGLRPLRRMRDGRLVGDVIVAVAGTPVSRFDDLYKILDPYEPGDRVEIEVLRDLERRERIELELTDVGPRR from the coding sequence GTGCACCGAACTGCGATCGTGATCCTGCTGCTGACGATGTCGTTCCTCGCCGCGCCCGCCCAGGGCCAGCTGCTCGAGAGCGAACGCAACACGATCGAGGTGTTCCAACGCACCTCCGACTCGGTCGTCTTCATCCGCAACGAGCTCGTGCAGCGGAACTTCTGGACCGGCGACGTCATGCGCCGGCAGGCCGGCACCGGATCGGGCTTCGTGTGGGATCGCCAGGGACACGTGGTCACCAACTACCACGTGATTCGCAACGGGGAACGCTTCTTCGTGGTGTTCTCCGACGGGGCCGAGTTCGAGGCCGAGGTCCGGGGCTTCGATCGCAACAAGGACCTGGCCGTGTTGCGCATCGACGCACCGGCGTCGCGACTGCGTCCGATCGAACCCGGAGACAGCGACGAGCTGCTGGTGGGCCAGAAGGTGCTGGCCATCGGCAACCCCTTCGAGCTCGACCAGACGCTCACCACCGGCGTGGTCAGCGCGCTCGGCCGCGAGATCCGCTCGGTGGCCGACGTCCCGATCACCGACGTCATCCAGACCGACGCCTCGATCAATCCGGGCAATTCGGGCGGCCCCCTGCTCGACAGCCGAGGACGCCTGGTCGGGGTGAACACCGCGATCATCAACCGCACCGGGGCGAACGTGGGCATCGGCTTCGCGGTTCCCGTGAACACCGTGCTGCGGATCGTGCCGCAGTTGATCGAGACCGGTCGCGTGAGCCGGGCCGGGCTCGGGATCAGCGTGGTGGGCGACCCCATCATGGTCCGGCTCGGACTCGAGGGCGTCGGCGTGCGCGACGTGGCCCGGGGCACGCCCGCCGATCGGGCCGGGCTGCGGCCGTTGCGGCGGATGCGCGACGGCCGGCTGGTGGGGGACGTGATCGTGGCGGTGGCGGGCACGCCGGTCAGTCGCTTCGACGACCTCTACAAGATCCTCGATCCCTACGAGCCCGGCGACCGCGTCGAGATCGAGGTCCTGCGCGATCTCGAACGCCGCGAACGCATCGAACTCGAGCTGACCGACGTCGGTCCGCGGCGTTGA